Proteins from one Mercurialis annua linkage group LG7, ddMerAnnu1.2, whole genome shotgun sequence genomic window:
- the LOC126656927 gene encoding secreted RxLR effector protein 161-like, translating into MDGCKTRKTPMPTNVKIDKDESGKNFDEKKYQGMIGSLPYLTASRPDIMFSVCLCARFQSCPKECNYFHVKRIFKYLMGTQHLGLWYPRKNPFDLVSYLDADYAGSAIDRKSTSGTCQFLGNCVVSWHSKKQVLINLSKNPIQHSRSKHIDIRHHFMRDHVQLGDVV; encoded by the exons ATGGATGGATGTAAGACAAGAAAAACCCCAATGCCCACCAATGTTAAAATTGACAAGGATGAAAGCGGTAAGAACTTTGATGAAAAGAAATATCAAGGTATGATTGGTTCCTTACCCTATCTTACCGCTAGTAGACCAGATATAATGTTTAGTGTTTGCCTTTGTGCTCGTTTTCAATCTTGTCCGAAAgagtgtaattattttcatgtcAAAAGGATTTTCAAATATCTCATGGGCACACAACACTTAGGTCTTTGGTATCCTAGGAAGAATCCTTTTGACCTTGTTTCTTATTTGGATGCGGACTATGCCGGTAGTGCCATAGATAGAAAAAGTACATCAGGAACTTGTCAATTCCTAGGCAATTGCGTTGTTTCTTGGCATAGTAAGAAACAAGT TTTGATCAACTTGTCCAAGAACCCGATTCAACACTCTAGATCCAAGCACATAGATATTAGACACCATTTTATGCGTGATCATGTCCAATTGGGAGATGTTGTATAA